A genomic stretch from Spirochaetaceae bacterium includes:
- a CDS encoding GNAT family N-acetyltransferase, whose translation MFTLTTEIIKKITFYIENQQQVSLINLNSGELLPAATVITDDSAYAPLPTWQSKDGYQLMLDFTHSTNDSELKKLFYSREKLFRRFKDYLKANSQLELAWYSYKEQKFKHYITEWYEKLAGKAELEDLKTEFEVNPDELIDSDFFITDKSTGNTIDYLISDGYNNCGYLKANIITNKLIITHIEVVPAFRQLGLATRLLHYLINRQQNKDLSIELTVSKQLQNFGLSLKNLGFKEEAIVYKLKSKN comes from the coding sequence ATGTTTACTTTAACTACCGAAATTATTAAAAAAATTACTTTTTATATCGAAAACCAGCAGCAAGTTAGCCTCATCAATCTTAACAGCGGTGAGCTGCTGCCGGCCGCAACCGTTATAACCGATGATAGCGCCTACGCCCCGCTGCCGACTTGGCAAAGTAAAGATGGCTACCAATTAATGCTAGATTTTACCCATAGCACTAATGATAGTGAGCTAAAAAAACTTTTTTATAGCAGAGAAAAACTTTTTAGGCGTTTTAAAGATTATTTAAAAGCTAACAGCCAATTAGAGCTGGCTTGGTATAGTTATAAAGAGCAAAAATTTAAACATTATATTACCGAGTGGTACGAAAAACTGGCCGGTAAAGCCGAGCTGGAAGACCTTAAGACCGAGTTTGAGGTAAACCCAGATGAACTTATCGATAGCGATTTTTTTATTACGGATAAATCGACCGGGAATACTATTGACTATCTTATCAGTGATGGCTACAATAATTGCGGTTATTTAAAGGCTAATATTATTACTAATAAATTAATTATTACTCATATCGAGGTAGTGCCGGCTTTTCGTCAGCTAGGTTTAGCCACCCGCTTGTTGCATTATTTAATTAACCGGCAGCAAAATAAGGATTTAAGCATAGAGCTTACCGTTAGCAAGCAACTGCAAAATTTTGGTCTTAGTCTAAAAAATTTAGGCTTTAAAGAAGAAGCCATCGTTTATAAATTAAAAAGTAAGAATTAA
- the rplM gene encoding 50S ribosomal protein L13 — protein sequence MKTIFVKPNTVKRQWFLIDAEGRVLGDVAAEAASILRGKKRAYYTPHQQVGDFVIIINAAKAIVTGNKAQDKMYHHHSGHLGGLKSFSYQKMLVRRPDRPMRDAVKGMLPKGPLGNAMLRSAKIYADAKHPHQSQQPTLHNW from the coding sequence ATGAAAACAATATTTGTTAAACCAAACACAGTTAAGCGGCAATGGTTTTTAATTGATGCCGAAGGAAGAGTTTTAGGTGATGTAGCTGCCGAAGCCGCCAGTATTTTACGCGGTAAAAAACGCGCTTATTACACACCGCATCAACAAGTCGGCGATTTTGTTATTATTATTAACGCCGCTAAAGCCATCGTTACCGGTAATAAAGCCCAAGATAAAATGTACCACCATCACTCCGGCCACTTAGGCGGGTTAAAGAGCTTTAGCTACCAAAAAATGCTTGTTCGCCGGCCCGATCGCCCTATGCGCGATGCCGTAAAAGGTATGTTACCCAAAGGGCCGCTTGGTAATGCTATGCTGCGTTCGGCCAAAATTTATGCCGATGCGAAGCACCCTCATCAATCACAACAACCCACCCTTCATAACTGGTAA
- a CDS encoding cyclic nucleotide-binding domain-containing protein produces MRKYQITDGVYYLDISEANLRVLCGSPMDIVKNLMRSGFIQKLDDEGFFESGPNAILLSDVSVQNGGLCNLTEFPIMHMFYQQGMRIEGHDNFGQKPLVIGIPEQIEAQISYLERGANGLSDNELANEANLPPHNKQELLALKKSFKGGNLKSASDLIDFKAIEFNETPIAIADGIDIVRMGINVYLFIAGSDEEIIDLTLTADQHYAVPYNLGFYPSTRRDFSIIHSGEGNGWNRNHASMASIVCAKGKYYIIDAGPNVLESLNKLGIAISEVEGIFMTHAHDDHFSGLTSIIRSQKRIKFFAIQAVRLSIMKKLASLINFNANLFKNFFEICDLTLDSWNQLDGFEVLPILSPHPIETNAFFFRMAEGDGYRSYGHLADIISKRVFNNYINADTADKAILQKCYDYTWSNYLRSVNVKKIDANGGLIHGEIEDFEGDSSGKLVASHTTGELSDNQRFLACNGVFGSEELLIAASQDYLQINALTYLDQHFPFAGKEEVLKLTGFKRILINAGNIIITNNVIPDCVYLILSGTVEYLSLQNSVQRFLEAGAIIGDASVINNKATQGCYRAESYIKALQIPSSVFREFINTNVNFDKFSETLHLYHLLQKSPLFKPVTDRSLVQNLIKSTDLYYYDYNENDTLLEGNNNYIGIILEGMAGLFYEDTLVETLNVGDYYGQEGFLNSGDLIPSVVALSPISVLCLPFEIFLKIPVLLWSLVESADKTAKLIAQTARLSKLTDNDNLVL; encoded by the coding sequence ATGCGTAAGTACCAAATTACCGACGGCGTTTATTACCTTGATATTAGCGAGGCCAATTTACGCGTGTTGTGCGGCAGCCCAATGGACATAGTTAAGAACTTAATGCGTTCGGGCTTTATCCAAAAACTCGATGACGAGGGCTTCTTTGAAAGTGGCCCTAATGCCATTTTGCTTAGCGATGTTTCGGTACAAAATGGTGGATTATGCAATTTAACCGAATTTCCTATTATGCATATGTTTTATCAACAAGGTATGCGGATAGAAGGGCACGATAACTTTGGCCAAAAACCTTTAGTGATAGGCATACCGGAGCAGATAGAGGCCCAAATAAGTTACCTTGAGCGCGGGGCCAATGGTTTAAGCGATAACGAGCTGGCTAACGAAGCCAATTTGCCGCCGCATAACAAGCAAGAGCTGTTGGCTTTAAAGAAAAGCTTTAAGGGCGGCAATTTAAAATCGGCCAGCGATTTAATCGATTTTAAAGCCATCGAATTTAACGAAACCCCCATTGCCATTGCCGATGGTATCGATATTGTGCGTATGGGTATTAATGTTTACCTGTTTATTGCCGGTAGTGATGAAGAGATTATCGACTTAACCCTTACGGCCGACCAGCATTATGCCGTGCCTTACAACTTGGGTTTTTATCCTTCTACCCGGCGCGATTTTTCTATTATTCATAGCGGCGAAGGTAATGGCTGGAACCGCAACCATGCCTCGATGGCCTCTATTGTTTGCGCTAAAGGCAAATATTACATTATTGATGCCGGCCCTAATGTGCTGGAAAGCCTTAATAAGCTGGGCATTGCCATTAGCGAGGTTGAGGGTATTTTTATGACCCATGCCCACGATGACCATTTTTCGGGCTTAACCAGTATTATCCGCAGCCAAAAACGCATTAAATTTTTTGCTATCCAAGCCGTTAGGCTTTCTATCATGAAAAAGTTAGCTTCGTTAATTAACTTTAACGCTAATTTATTTAAAAACTTTTTTGAAATTTGCGATTTAACTTTAGATAGCTGGAACCAGTTAGATGGTTTTGAGGTGCTACCCATTTTAAGTCCGCACCCTATCGAAACCAATGCTTTCTTTTTTAGAATGGCCGAAGGCGATGGTTACCGTAGTTATGGCCACTTGGCCGATATTATTAGCAAACGTGTTTTTAATAACTATATTAATGCCGATACGGCCGACAAAGCCATTTTGCAAAAATGTTACGACTATACGTGGAGTAACTATTTGCGCAGTGTTAATGTGAAAAAGATTGATGCCAACGGCGGCCTAATTCATGGTGAAATAGAAGATTTTGAGGGCGATAGCTCGGGGAAGTTGGTGGCCAGCCACACCACCGGCGAGCTAAGCGATAATCAGCGTTTTTTGGCTTGTAACGGAGTTTTTGGCAGCGAAGAGCTGCTTATTGCGGCTTCGCAGGATTATTTACAAATTAATGCTTTAACTTATTTAGACCAGCACTTTCCCTTTGCCGGCAAAGAAGAAGTTTTAAAACTTACCGGTTTTAAACGTATTTTAATTAATGCCGGAAATATAATTATTACCAATAATGTTATACCAGACTGCGTTTATTTAATCCTCTCCGGTACCGTAGAATATTTAAGTTTGCAAAATAGCGTGCAAAGGTTTTTAGAGGCCGGAGCCATCATCGGTGATGCCAGTGTCATTAATAATAAAGCTACGCAGGGTTGTTACCGTGCCGAAAGTTATATTAAAGCTTTACAAATTCCTTCTTCTGTGTTTAGAGAATTTATTAATACAAATGTCAATTTTGATAAATTTAGTGAAACTTTGCATTTGTATCACTTATTGCAAAAATCGCCTTTATTTAAGCCGGTAACCGATAGGTCGCTGGTGCAAAATCTTATCAAAAGCACCGATTTATATTATTACGATTATAACGAAAACGATACCTTGTTAGAAGGTAATAATAATTATATTGGGATTATTTTAGAAGGTATGGCCGGCCTATTTTATGAAGATACCTTAGTAGAAACCCTTAACGTGGGAGATTATTACGGGCAAGAAGGTTTTTTAAATAGCGGCGATTTAATCCCCAGCGTGGTGGCTTTATCGCCTATCTCGGTGCTGTGTTTACCTTTTGAGATTTTTTTAAAGATACCGGTACTGTTGTGGAGTTTAGTAGAATCGGCCGATAAAACCGCTAAACTTATTGCCCAAACGGCCAGATTAAGCAAACTTACCGATAACGATAATCTTGTTTTGTAG